The proteins below come from a single Cricetulus griseus strain 17A/GY chromosome 6, alternate assembly CriGri-PICRH-1.0, whole genome shotgun sequence genomic window:
- the Exd1 gene encoding piRNA biogenesis protein EXD1 isoform X1, whose translation MLNEDSLKSAFGVKSMDPSSDYHFLNHILWRRVKLTLVSGIFEGVLQHVDPNKIVVLKNVKNIETGRSVPGVKMFFGHEILNVELMDEAEQGASGERASSVSINTERAGMEKMKDEDLTVCEPALPAPEAPSSSLLNDLKYCPSEEEEVTYTVIDQFQQKFGAAMLHIKKQSVLSVAAEGTNVCRHGKLCWLQVATNSRVYLFDIFLLGSRAFNNGLQMILEDKRILKVIHDCRWLSDCLSHQYGIMLNNVFDTQVADVLQFSMETGGFLPNCISTLQESLIRHLKVAPKYLSFLEERQKLIQENPEVWLTRPLLPPLLKILALETTYLLPLRLVLLDEMMSDLTTLVDGYLNTYREGSADRLAGTEPACMELPEELLQLQDFQKQRRERAAKEYRVNAQGLLIRPLLHPKKPGTRTAGKEDRVNGFLFCKTSGVDKAPRFLCHESHLKDESFLDKASKQTTAKSHILPPMKEGKASEDSEDKPVCWESTGPEDLRTQKACSLTPTHELPSHFSLKEEIEQLLMVENKGALQSPNEDTLVSPLPQETWVTPSNTFHLPEKAMISTLPPCPALEKTDSWISPSPNLF comes from the exons ATGCTTAATGAAGATTCTTTGAAGTCTGCTTTTGGAGTCAAGAGCATGGATCCAAGCAGTGACTACCATTTCCTTAACCACATTTTGTGGAGAAGAGTGAAGCTCACATTGGTTTCTGGCATCTTTGAGGGCGTGCTCCAGCATGTGGATCCTAACAAGATTGTTGTCCTGAAAAACG TGAAGAATATAGAGACAGGCCGAAGTGTTCCAGGAGTGAAAATGTTTTTTGGGCATGAGATTTTGAATG tggAACTAATGGATGAAGCAGAGCAAGGTGCATCGGGAGAAAGGGCGTCTTCTGTTAG CATAAACACAGAAAGAGCTGGAATGGAGAAAATGAAAGATGAAGACCTAACTGTATGTGAGCCTGCTTTACCTGCACCAGAGGCACCAAGCAGCTCTCTACTCAATGACCTCAAATACTGCCCATCAG AGGAAGAGGAGGTGACATACACAGTCATTGATCAGTTCCAGCAGAAGTTTGGTGCTGCG ATGCTCCACATCAAGAAACAAAGTGTCCTGAGTGTGGCTGCAGAAGGAACTAATGTGTGTCGCCATGGGAAACTCTGTTGGCTTCAG GTGGCCACAAACAGCCGAGTTTACTTGTTTGATATTTTCCTTCTGGGAAGTCGTGCTTTCAACAACGGACTCCAGATGATCTTAGAAGATAAGAGAATCTTAAAG GTCATCCATGACTGTCGATGGCTTTCTGATTGCCTGTCACATCAGTATGGAATCATGCTGAACAATGTCTTTGATACGCAG GTAGCAGATGTCCTTCAGTTTTCCATGGAAACGGGTGGTTTCCTTCCGAACTGTATCAGTACTTTGCAGGAAAGTTTAATCAGACACCTTAAAGTTGCGCCTAAATACCTCTCCTTTTTAGAAGAGAGACAAAAACTTATTCAG GAAAATCCAGAAGTATGGTTGACAAGACCTCTTCTACCCCCTTTATTGAAAATCCTGGCCTTGGAAACAACCTACTTGCTTCCACTCCGCTTGGTACTCTTAGATGAGATGATGTCAGACTTAACCACACTGGTGGACGGGTACCTGAACACCTATCGAGAAGGTTCTGCAGACCGACTTGCAGGCACAGAG CCTGCATGTATGGAGCTGCCAGAAGAGCTACTTCAGCTCCAGGACTTCCAGAAGCAGCGGCGAGAGAGAGCTGCCAAGGAGTACAGGGTGAATGCGCAGGGTCTCCTCATAAGGCCCTTGCTGCACCCAAAGAAGCCAGGGACTCGCACAGCAGGGAAAGAGGACCGAGTCAAtggctttttattttgtaaaacttCTGGCGTGGACAAAGCTCCACGCTTTCTATGTCATGAATCTCATCTCAAAGATGAGAGTTTTTTGGATAAAGCATCTAAACAAACCACAGCAAAGTCTCATATTCTGCCTCCCATGAAGGAAGGCAAAGCCAGTGAGGATTCTGAGGACAAACCAGTATGTTGGGAGTCAACAGGGCCAGAAGACCTGAGAACCCAGAAAGCTTGCTCCCTGACTCCCACACATGAGCTGCCatcacatttttctttgaaagaggAGATAGAGCAGTTGCTGATGGTAGAAAACAAGGGAGCTTTACAAAGCCCAAATGAAGACACTTTGGtgtctcctcttcctcaggaAACGTGGGTGACACCAAGTAACACCTTCCATCTTCCCGAAAAAGCTATGATTTCTACACTCCCACCCTGCCCAGCCCTGGAGAAGACAGATTCATGGATAAGTCCCTCTCCCAATCTGTTTTAG
- the Exd1 gene encoding piRNA biogenesis protein EXD1 isoform X3, whose amino-acid sequence MEKMKDEDLTVCEPALPAPEAPSSSLLNDLKYCPSEEEEVTYTVIDQFQQKFGAAMLHIKKQSVLSVAAEGTNVCRHGKLCWLQVATNSRVYLFDIFLLGSRAFNNGLQMILEDKRILKVIHDCRWLSDCLSHQYGIMLNNVFDTQVADVLQFSMETGGFLPNCISTLQESLIRHLKVAPKYLSFLEERQKLIQENPEVWLTRPLLPPLLKILALETTYLLPLRLVLLDEMMSDLTTLVDGYLNTYREGSADRLAGTEPACMELPEELLQLQDFQKQRRERAAKEYRVNAQGLLIRPLLHPKKPGTRTAGKEDRVNGFLFCKTSGVDKAPRFLCHESHLKDESFLDKASKQTTAKSHILPPMKEGKASEDSEDKPVCWESTGPEDLRTQKACSLTPTHELPSHFSLKEEIEQLLMVENKGALQSPNEDTLVSPLPQETWVTPSNTFHLPEKAMISTLPPCPALEKTDSWISPSPNLF is encoded by the exons ATGGAGAAAATGAAAGATGAAGACCTAACTGTATGTGAGCCTGCTTTACCTGCACCAGAGGCACCAAGCAGCTCTCTACTCAATGACCTCAAATACTGCCCATCAG AGGAAGAGGAGGTGACATACACAGTCATTGATCAGTTCCAGCAGAAGTTTGGTGCTGCG ATGCTCCACATCAAGAAACAAAGTGTCCTGAGTGTGGCTGCAGAAGGAACTAATGTGTGTCGCCATGGGAAACTCTGTTGGCTTCAG GTGGCCACAAACAGCCGAGTTTACTTGTTTGATATTTTCCTTCTGGGAAGTCGTGCTTTCAACAACGGACTCCAGATGATCTTAGAAGATAAGAGAATCTTAAAG GTCATCCATGACTGTCGATGGCTTTCTGATTGCCTGTCACATCAGTATGGAATCATGCTGAACAATGTCTTTGATACGCAG GTAGCAGATGTCCTTCAGTTTTCCATGGAAACGGGTGGTTTCCTTCCGAACTGTATCAGTACTTTGCAGGAAAGTTTAATCAGACACCTTAAAGTTGCGCCTAAATACCTCTCCTTTTTAGAAGAGAGACAAAAACTTATTCAG GAAAATCCAGAAGTATGGTTGACAAGACCTCTTCTACCCCCTTTATTGAAAATCCTGGCCTTGGAAACAACCTACTTGCTTCCACTCCGCTTGGTACTCTTAGATGAGATGATGTCAGACTTAACCACACTGGTGGACGGGTACCTGAACACCTATCGAGAAGGTTCTGCAGACCGACTTGCAGGCACAGAG CCTGCATGTATGGAGCTGCCAGAAGAGCTACTTCAGCTCCAGGACTTCCAGAAGCAGCGGCGAGAGAGAGCTGCCAAGGAGTACAGGGTGAATGCGCAGGGTCTCCTCATAAGGCCCTTGCTGCACCCAAAGAAGCCAGGGACTCGCACAGCAGGGAAAGAGGACCGAGTCAAtggctttttattttgtaaaacttCTGGCGTGGACAAAGCTCCACGCTTTCTATGTCATGAATCTCATCTCAAAGATGAGAGTTTTTTGGATAAAGCATCTAAACAAACCACAGCAAAGTCTCATATTCTGCCTCCCATGAAGGAAGGCAAAGCCAGTGAGGATTCTGAGGACAAACCAGTATGTTGGGAGTCAACAGGGCCAGAAGACCTGAGAACCCAGAAAGCTTGCTCCCTGACTCCCACACATGAGCTGCCatcacatttttctttgaaagaggAGATAGAGCAGTTGCTGATGGTAGAAAACAAGGGAGCTTTACAAAGCCCAAATGAAGACACTTTGGtgtctcctcttcctcaggaAACGTGGGTGACACCAAGTAACACCTTCCATCTTCCCGAAAAAGCTATGATTTCTACACTCCCACCCTGCCCAGCCCTGGAGAAGACAGATTCATGGATAAGTCCCTCTCCCAATCTGTTTTAG
- the Exd1 gene encoding piRNA biogenesis protein EXD1 isoform X2 — MRFLLVKSCLLKEPCLFLPLANRAHLRKCCYQEAVLNSVVLCLESLFKLLSGFMWKFLPNVWVPHVVTRFSLSGRVPLDQFLFHLLVFATTYEIITQRLMMLHIKKQSVLSVAAEGTNVCRHGKLCWLQVATNSRVYLFDIFLLGSRAFNNGLQMILEDKRILKVIHDCRWLSDCLSHQYGIMLNNVFDTQVADVLQFSMETGGFLPNCISTLQESLIRHLKVAPKYLSFLEERQKLIQENPEVWLTRPLLPPLLKILALETTYLLPLRLVLLDEMMSDLTTLVDGYLNTYREGSADRLAGTEPACMELPEELLQLQDFQKQRRERAAKEYRVNAQGLLIRPLLHPKKPGTRTAGKEDRVNGFLFCKTSGVDKAPRFLCHESHLKDESFLDKASKQTTAKSHILPPMKEGKASEDSEDKPVCWESTGPEDLRTQKACSLTPTHELPSHFSLKEEIEQLLMVENKGALQSPNEDTLVSPLPQETWVTPSNTFHLPEKAMISTLPPCPALEKTDSWISPSPNLF; from the exons ATGCGCTTTTTGCTAGTAAAAAGctgtctcttaaaggagccatgtcTCTtcttgcctctagcaaacagagcccacttgagaaaatgctgctaccaagaagctgtgcttaactctgttgttttatgtttagaatccctttttaagcttttgtcaggttttatgtggaaattcttgccaaatGTTTGGGTGCCACATGTAGTTACACGTTTTTCTCTGTCTGGCCGAGttccactggaccagtttctcttcCACCTGCTAGTCTTTGCAACCACTTATGAAATAATAACTCAGAGGCTAATG ATGCTCCACATCAAGAAACAAAGTGTCCTGAGTGTGGCTGCAGAAGGAACTAATGTGTGTCGCCATGGGAAACTCTGTTGGCTTCAG GTGGCCACAAACAGCCGAGTTTACTTGTTTGATATTTTCCTTCTGGGAAGTCGTGCTTTCAACAACGGACTCCAGATGATCTTAGAAGATAAGAGAATCTTAAAG GTCATCCATGACTGTCGATGGCTTTCTGATTGCCTGTCACATCAGTATGGAATCATGCTGAACAATGTCTTTGATACGCAG GTAGCAGATGTCCTTCAGTTTTCCATGGAAACGGGTGGTTTCCTTCCGAACTGTATCAGTACTTTGCAGGAAAGTTTAATCAGACACCTTAAAGTTGCGCCTAAATACCTCTCCTTTTTAGAAGAGAGACAAAAACTTATTCAG GAAAATCCAGAAGTATGGTTGACAAGACCTCTTCTACCCCCTTTATTGAAAATCCTGGCCTTGGAAACAACCTACTTGCTTCCACTCCGCTTGGTACTCTTAGATGAGATGATGTCAGACTTAACCACACTGGTGGACGGGTACCTGAACACCTATCGAGAAGGTTCTGCAGACCGACTTGCAGGCACAGAG CCTGCATGTATGGAGCTGCCAGAAGAGCTACTTCAGCTCCAGGACTTCCAGAAGCAGCGGCGAGAGAGAGCTGCCAAGGAGTACAGGGTGAATGCGCAGGGTCTCCTCATAAGGCCCTTGCTGCACCCAAAGAAGCCAGGGACTCGCACAGCAGGGAAAGAGGACCGAGTCAAtggctttttattttgtaaaacttCTGGCGTGGACAAAGCTCCACGCTTTCTATGTCATGAATCTCATCTCAAAGATGAGAGTTTTTTGGATAAAGCATCTAAACAAACCACAGCAAAGTCTCATATTCTGCCTCCCATGAAGGAAGGCAAAGCCAGTGAGGATTCTGAGGACAAACCAGTATGTTGGGAGTCAACAGGGCCAGAAGACCTGAGAACCCAGAAAGCTTGCTCCCTGACTCCCACACATGAGCTGCCatcacatttttctttgaaagaggAGATAGAGCAGTTGCTGATGGTAGAAAACAAGGGAGCTTTACAAAGCCCAAATGAAGACACTTTGGtgtctcctcttcctcaggaAACGTGGGTGACACCAAGTAACACCTTCCATCTTCCCGAAAAAGCTATGATTTCTACACTCCCACCCTGCCCAGCCCTGGAGAAGACAGATTCATGGATAAGTCCCTCTCCCAATCTGTTTTAG